The nucleotide sequence GTAATACTCTGTAATGGCTTTGTTCTACCCATCGCGCGGCGAAGGCGGAGCTACGTGCGGAGGTTGTTGCGTGAAGAAGGGAAAACCGATTTCTGAGAATCAATCATTTGACACTGGTTAACCGGGATTCTATCAATGACTATGAAGAGCATGAAGTCACGCTGCGCAATGGTCTAGTGCTGCCAATCCTCGCGGAGGAGGCGGGAGTATGTACGGGAGTCGTTGGGGGTGGAGGGGTGGAATAGGGGCATTATTCGATAGTTGTATGGTTTGGTGTTCTCGAATTTAATAAAATAACAGGATTAGATTATCAAATAAAGAAGATTTACAAAATCAACTAAACAATCAATGACGATGAGGAAATCAATTGTTTACAACAATAAATTTTCTGTTTGTAAGATACAACAGTTGCTTAGCTCAGAAAATATTCCCTGATACAAAGTGCCCTGATTTTGATGGAAATATGCAAAGTAATCAAGAGATATTTTCAAGAAAAGAGTTAACTCTTCTAATTGGAACCCAGCCATGGATAGGATCTGGGGTAGTTCAAATGAACAGTATTCAGGATTCTATAAATTCCTGGCAGCTAAAATATAATCTACAAGTAGGTGTGTATTTATCGACAACAAATAAAATACTTGATAAAAATGATTACAATTCAAGATTTGACTTAAATGGAAAGTATTTAAAAAATAAAGCATCCAACTTGATTAATGAAATTACCGATACATGAAAAAAACTAAGAATAGAAGGGTTAATAAATTAAAATACTCGGACAATAAAGTTGAAGAATTACTTATTGTTTATAATTCTTTTCCAGTTACATTGATAATTGAAAATAACAGTAAAATTATTTTTAGAGAAAAATCTGCTACTCCAATTGACAAGATAAGTAATCTATTTATGAAATGTTTCAAAATAATGAATTGCAATATATCATATCAAATTCCCCATAGTTAACATATAGAAATATCATGAAATATACAATAACAGTGTTTATTTTTACAACACTTAACCTAAATTTAAGTGCACAATCAGATTGCAAAGAATTTAAAGAATTATTAATGTTAAAAAAATGTTGTATTTCAATTTTTGAAAAAGATTCAAATGATTATAATTGCAATGTATTGTTAGGAAATCATTATTTATCAGAAGCGATCAACTATCCTCTGGCCCTTAACTATTCTAACAGAGCAATAAACTCGAAACCTGATAGCATATCTGCATATATTCTGAGATTTGAGATTTTGTTAGAATTAAAAGAAAATGAAAACGCTTTCAAGGATATGAAGTTTATTAAAAAGAATATTAATAGAAGAGAAAGCTTAGGGTTTGGGATCAACTCGAAGTTTGGGCATCTAAGTTTTGAGTTGGGTTTATTCGAAGATGCTTATGATGATTATTATATTGCAAATAAATCATTTATAGATACAAAAACGGGAAATAATATTTTTCCCGGATATCTTCTACACATGGCTCGTGCAAAACAGGAACTGGGCCAAAACGAAGAAGCACTCAAATTCTTTAATCAATCAATATTAGTGGATAATACAGGCGAGTCTTTGGGTAATCGAGCTAAGTTTTATATAGATAATAATCAACTTGATTTAGCAGAAAATGATTTTGAAAGTGCAATTAAAAAAGGTAGTTTAACACTTCCTATAATGCTTAATTATGCGTTTCTATCTAAAAACCAGGGACAAAATTCAAAATATGAGCAAATATTGAAAAAATGCATTGAGCTTTTTCCAGAAGAATATAAACCCATAGAAGCCCTTGGTTTTTTATATTTTGAAATGGAAAATATTTCCGGTGCAAAATCAATTTTTAAGTTTGGAATAAATAAATTCCCAAATGCTTCAAGTTTATATTTTGGTTATGGAATTACTTGTTTTAATAATAATGAGAAAACCGAAGGTTGTTTAAACATTAAAAAAGCTATGAATTTAGGTGATTCAAATGCTTTCGATATGTATAAAAAATATTGTAATTAGTAGTTGATATAATATAGGGTATTACTTCTTCTCATGGATTGTACAGTAAATTTGATATACATACACACATAAACTTTTTTTGTGATGATAAATACATTCTATTAAACATTAATTTATATTTCCGAACTAATTCGACCATGAATTTTTTTCTATCCTCAAAATATAATCAATTAAATATTACTAAAAGGTATCAAAATAAATATTTTGATACCTTTTAGTAGTTCAATTAATATTTCATTCGCATTAAAACCTAAATACAATGAAAATGCGGATTGGATAACTTCAAAAATAAATTTGTACTATTATACGTGTATATTCCGTAATATTAGTAATCGTATCGAGATTAATAAATACAATTATAGTAAGTTTAGAATATTATATACTGTAGATAGTTTTGTTCATATTCAGAGAACTTTATTTTTAAAGAAAAAGCTAATTGCGCAAACTATTATTTCAATATAATTTGACAATACTATTAGGTTATGGCCGAATAATTCAAATAAAAAAATGTATTTCAATAGCGATAATGACAAGTAATAAAATCATCTGTCAAGGTTACTACGCAGAAGTATGCGGATAGAAAAAAGATTAAGTTAAGAAAAGATGGAACTACTCAATATAGCACCTTATATGCAATAATGGTAAAAGCTTTTGCAGAAGAGAAATTATTAAAAATAATGAATAAAGCACTAAACGATTGAAAAATGTCTAAACCTAAGGAGAAATATTAATATTCACGAAAATAGACAAGAGCCATGTCTAAAGAAAACGACAAAGATTCTGGATATAGTATTTGGATGTTAGTGGCAATAGCCCTGTTACTCTACTATTGTGCTGGTAATCAAACTTGTTCGTATTGTTCTGGAACTGGCACACAAAGTTGTAACACTTGCTACGGAAAAGGCAAGGTCACCTGTACTAAGTGTAATGGATTGACAAAAACACAGGCTTATTTTCCTCAGAATCTTGAAAATGGCTATCGGTACCTAACCTATAACGGCCAAACCGAGTACGTTTATGTTTGGGGAAGCCACTATGCTGATTTCCCGTGTTCAAAATGCAGCAAGTCGGGCAAGTTGGCATGTACTAATTTTGGATGCAATGGAACGGGTAGTATCACCTGCACCTATTGCAATGGCGAGGGCTTGGAATAAGTATAAAAATATATTGATCCAAAAAAAACTATTATATGATAGTGTTTAAAAATTACATTGGAGTATTTTTTATTATAATAACTACTGTGTTGACAGTGAATGCTCAATTGCAGATAGGAGAAAAAACTGTTGGTATAAATACAGAGCCCCCTAATCTTATTAAATTGAGTGTAAAGGGTGAAAATGGCAATCAATTAATGCTCGACAATTCTGGGGAGCAGTATAATGCATTAGTTTTTGCAAAATATGCAACGCCACAAGTTGAATTTAAAATGGATAATAATTTTAACATATTTTACATAAACTCTTTACAAAGAGATTTATCATTTATGTTAAAAACATTGTCATCTGACGGAACTGAAAAACAACAAATTTCGATAACTCCAACTAGCCTCCGGTTTGGTGGCGGTGCATTGACAGTCGTAAATGGGGAAGTCAGAATGTCGGGTGGAGTAACATTTGGAGGTATAGGAGCAGGAAATATTAGATGGGCAGGATCTGATTTGCAGGTACACAATGGCCAAGAATGGGTTTCACTCTTGAATAAGCCGGTCGTAAGCTATTGGGCCGCTGTGACAGCTGATGGCAATTGCAATAATGTATGTCAGCCAGGATATACTAACGCTCCGGATGCTAATGGAAAAGTGTGCAAAGATATTTCTGGTAGCACATTTACTGGTGTCACCTATGATCGATTCCAATGGATAGTGACTAGTACGTCCATCACCTATAAGGATTTTTGGGGATGTGGATCGTCGACAATAGAAACACAATTAAAAAAAAGACTGGGACAGTGCCATTGCGTGAAGATAAACTAGCAATGACCCCCGCCTACTATATAATTTTTATGACACTCGTATGAAGAATTGGGGAAAATTACTATTAGTGATCGGTATAATGGTTATCAATACAAATGTTTTGAGCGCACAAGTATATGTGGTCAAAACAACATTCGGTTCAAATAAGAGTCTTATTTTCCAAAATACCGATACTGAATATTCTTATTCAGTGTACGCGAAAGGAAATAAGCGGCAATCAGAACCAGTTACGATACCTCCTGGAGGCAGCAAATCTCGATCATATGATATAAACAACCACTCGGCAAAAAATCATGACGTTATTGTTATTTACGATAAAGCTGCATATTATAACGATAAACAAAAAGCGTTAAACGAGAGAAATAGATGGCAACGTTCTCTGGACTATGTAGAGTGTGAATGTATTCCGATGGCTTTGCGTAAAACTAATACTGCGAAGGAAAGAGAAGCAGAAGATTATGAGGATATTACATGGATGAAAAAACTGGGAAAAATTATTTGGGCGGGGATGACTAATAAGTACTATGATTACAGTTGTAATGATGAAAATCTTTTGATTTCCAATTTAAAAAGTATAGATCAAAATATTGAAGTACTTCAAAGTTTACCTTACTCTGAACAAAAATCAAAATCACTGGCACGATTAGAAAGAGAGAAAGATCGCTATGAATATATGAAAGCTGCAATATTATTTCCTTTTATTATTTGTCCAGAAGTACTTTCAAATAAAAAAGGATACGAAAGCAACATATCTATTCTCAATGCAAGGATAGCTAGGTATGATAAAAAATTCCAAGAAGGACATATAGTGACGTATGATTTATGGAAAAATGCTTCAAATAGACATCTTTCCTACGAAAAAATGCCAGGAATGGGGTTCGAGTATTCGAAACAAAGTACACTCGTCGTACTAAATCCTAAGGATTCAATGGATGTTGTCAAAATAGACGTACGGCAGAAGAAAAGTATTCAAAATTTTGAAGGCCGGGTTTTCATACCTTTTACAAAGAGTATTCTAACGAAAAACCGAGAAAATTACAAAAGATTTTATGGGGTAGTTGGCTACGGACAAAACAGTATAGAGGTGTACTCACCGGATGAAAACTACATTGTCGGGTACAGATTAGGTAATCGACTGGTCATGCTCGAAAATAAAGGAACGCTGGATATCAATACTCAACACGTAACCTTGGGCCTACGAGGTATCAGAACTTACGACAAGAATTTTTTCTCGTACGAACTAGGAGCCCAGAAGTACTTAATGAACACCGTCCAGGTAAATACCCGCCAAGTGAGGTACCTCGCCAACGGGGTCGCTTCGCAATGGAATGCTATCGAAAATATATCTGATGTTGAAAACCTTGAACTAACAAATGGCAACGACATTATACCCTATCTCCGATTTAGCCTCGGGTTCCGTCTTTTACCTCTTTCCAGGCCGCGCCATTTTCCATTACGACGCGCTGTGGTAGTATCGGTCAATGGGGGGCTGTTCGGCTTACCAGGATTGAATAAATCGCCAGTAACTGATCTATATCAATTTGAGTACGATAAAAAGACCAGCAATATATCTGGTGTAGAAAAAATCAGTATTGCAGGAGTATATGCAACTCTAGGTCTAACTGCTACCATATTCTTGTAGTAATCTTTCATATTACTTTCAATTTAATATTATTGATGGATGATTTTATTCATAAAGTTTTTCTGTACTTAATCAATTGACAGACAAATCATTAACACCAAATAATCTTTACAAGCTTCATCGTGGATCTATAAGTGACTGAAAACTTTCTATTATATTGAAAGTCTACTAGCACTTATTAGCTCAGAGCTGACGGGTTAAGTTATCGAAGTCTTATCTAATCAATTAATTTATTGAAATAAAAATATTATGGCAATTAGCAAACTTTTTAATTACTTATTTATTTTCTTGAGCGGCACTTTTTTGACTAGTTGTTTTGGTCCAACTAGTTCAGATTTTTCGATTGCACGAGGTTATGAGATTGCTTGCCCAAATGAGCTATATGATAAGACATGGACAAACGCTTCAGGAGCGGAAGGACTTGAACCTGAAAGTGTAAAAATGGTTTTTGAAAAAAATGGAGTAAATACACTTATGAAAAGTGTGTTTACTGATGGCAAGTATTTCTATCCATCTACACTCAAATTTAAAGAAGAATATGGGGAAATTATTTGTCGATGCACACAAATAGAAAATTCTCTATATTGGGAATTGGAAACTGTTGAAGATATAAAAAAATCTAAAACAAAAAAATTATATTTCATTTCAAAGATAGAGTTTATTTCAAAAAATACAATGGATACTTGGTGGTATTCCCCGGAAGCAACTGTAATTAACGATAAGGTTGTTAGTCCATCAGATAAAGTACATTCAAGTGAAGGTTTAAGAGACTTCTTAAAAGACATTGATATTAAAAGAAATTTCGACAAGATAAGGGTGATAGAAATAAAATAGATTTTACTATTTTGATCTATTTTATTTTTTTTGGTATTTATATTGATTCTACTCTCTTAGATCTTTGCAAGACTATTTATTCAACTTATCCTAAGTGTGTCAATAAATTTGGATGATCTGTCTAGCATTTTTTGCAGTATATATGAAAAACATTTCTCTCTTATCATGCTGTATATTATTGATGTACTTGACCGCTTGTGATTCTAGCCCAGTTTCACAGTTCAAGTATAAAACCCAAGAACAGGGTATTATCGTCTTCAAAAACGAATCGACAAATGCGGAGAGCTTTCGCTGGGAGTTCGGAGACAGTACATATAGCGAGGAAAGCAATCCCGCCCATCAGTTTGCTGAGAATGGGAAGTATGAGGTAAGGCTCAGTGCTTCAAACGGAATAGATACATCGACAAGCCTGCTGGCGATAGAAGTCAAAAATGTGGTTATCAAGGTACCTGAGCCTGATTTTAGCTATTCGATTGGCGACTCAGGCACTGTAACCTTTAAGGATAGCTCAGAAAACGCAAAAACGTATCAGTGGGAATTTGGGGATGGTACATACGACCGGACTCCGAACCCAATCCATACCTATGATAAAAACGGAAAATACAACGTCACACTTACCGCCTCGAATGGTGAAAAGAGCAAGAGTATTATTGCCACGATCGAAGTTAGTTCTATTCCTCTGACCACCTATGTCTTCTATACCACCAATACTTACGTAGGTCAAATCGAGGTTTACGTTGACGATGTTTTCATTGGCAACATAAAGGGCAGCGTTGAGTCATTGCCTAATCCTGACGATTATCGGTCTGTCACCTACAAAGGAGAACCCGGAAGGCATAAGCTATCGGCAAGAGCGGGTGGAGGAAGGCACGAGTGGCCTGAGACCTATGTCAATTTTGTAAGTGGGGCCACTAAGTACCACAGTTTTAATTGAGGACTACTTTCGGCTTATACTCATCTACCTAATGACCCTACCTAATTCTAAAATTCTGTTTCTACTGGTTATATGGGTTTGCATCCATTTGACAGGCTGCAACTCAGGCTCAGATGATGAGTATTCTTCGGAGCACTCGCAGGTCATCGATGAAAATGGTGAGGCTCAAGATACGAACAGTTCTGAGGAAACATATCTACCTCAGCAGGGCGAGGAGAGACACGCCTGTACAGAATGCAAAGGTGTAGGCGAAGTACTTTGCGGCTATTGTTACGGCACCAATACTATCACCTGTCCCTCCTGTGGTGGTAACGGGAATGGCACGTGCCAAAAATGTAACGGTAATGGCAAAATCCAGGCTTATTTCCCGCAGGAAGAGGAAAATGGCTATCGGTATATGTCGTACAATGGCAATTATGAATATGTGTGGGTATGGGGAAATCACTATGCTGATTTCCCCTGCAAGAAGTGCAACAACCGTGGGAGAATAGAGTGCAGTAACACTCAGTGTAAAGGAACAGGAAAAGTGCCTTGCTATAATGTAGCTTGTAAGAGCGGTATAGTCCGATGTAGTAGCTGTGGGGGTACGGGTAAAGAAGCCTGACGGCTATTTTTAGAAAAGTAAGAATTTCATCAAAATATTTGTACACGTCAAATGTAATACACTTAT is from Salmonirosea aquatica and encodes:
- a CDS encoding PKD domain-containing protein, yielding MKNISLLSCCILLMYLTACDSSPVSQFKYKTQEQGIIVFKNESTNAESFRWEFGDSTYSEESNPAHQFAENGKYEVRLSASNGIDTSTSLLAIEVKNVVIKVPEPDFSYSIGDSGTVTFKDSSENAKTYQWEFGDGTYDRTPNPIHTYDKNGKYNVTLTASNGEKSKSIIATIEVSSIPLTTYVFYTTNTYVGQIEVYVDDVFIGNIKGSVESLPNPDDYRSVTYKGEPGRHKLSARAGGGRHEWPETYVNFVSGATKYHSFN
- a CDS encoding tetratricopeptide repeat protein, with translation MKYTITVFIFTTLNLNLSAQSDCKEFKELLMLKKCCISIFEKDSNDYNCNVLLGNHYLSEAINYPLALNYSNRAINSKPDSISAYILRFEILLELKENENAFKDMKFIKKNINRRESLGFGINSKFGHLSFELGLFEDAYDDYYIANKSFIDTKTGNNIFPGYLLHMARAKQELGQNEEALKFFNQSILVDNTGESLGNRAKFYIDNNQLDLAENDFESAIKKGSLTLPIMLNYAFLSKNQGQNSKYEQILKKCIELFPEEYKPIEALGFLYFEMENISGAKSIFKFGINKFPNASSLYFGYGITCFNNNEKTEGCLNIKKAMNLGDSNAFDMYKKYCN